A genome region from Kosmotoga arenicorallina S304 includes the following:
- the glmU gene encoding bifunctional UDP-N-acetylglucosamine diphosphorylase/glucosamine-1-phosphate N-acetyltransferase GlmU — translation MKAIVLAAGLGKRMKSSLPKVIHKILGKPMVNWVISSIIKSGIKTQDITVVTGYKAEIVEGLLPEGVKKVRQNEQLGTGHAVMQAMKTIEGNDPILVIPGDVPLIEPHTIKRLLEDAVKGYETLVLTMKLDDPAEYGRVIEKNGKIRIVEAKDASPDERKISEVNTGIYVFDAQFLRNALEKLSPDNAQGEYYLTDVVQFAQKAKKLIIGDPTESIGINNRIELSRAQKVAQLRINRRHQLNGVTIIDPDSTYIDPEAVIGKDTVIEPMTFIYGKTTIGERCNIGPFTRVFNSAIHNDVTIVRSEVDEAVVHNNCSVGPFSRLRPGAILLEGVKIGNFVEVKKATIGKGSKAQHLTYIGDAEIGENVNVGAGTITCNYDGRRKHRTVIGDGSFIGSNTALVAPVNVGKGSVIGAGSVITEDVPDYSLGLGRARQVNKIDRYRKSEKGE, via the coding sequence ATGAAGGCAATTGTTCTGGCAGCCGGGCTGGGCAAAAGAATGAAATCCAGCCTTCCTAAAGTAATTCATAAAATCCTCGGCAAGCCAATGGTAAATTGGGTAATTTCTTCTATTATTAAATCAGGAATAAAGACTCAAGATATAACAGTAGTAACAGGCTATAAAGCTGAAATTGTCGAAGGGTTATTGCCTGAGGGCGTGAAAAAAGTAAGGCAGAACGAACAGCTTGGAACAGGACATGCTGTCATGCAAGCTATGAAAACCATAGAGGGCAATGATCCGATTTTGGTGATTCCAGGGGATGTTCCCCTTATAGAGCCCCATACAATAAAAAGGCTGCTTGAAGATGCTGTTAAAGGCTACGAAACCTTAGTTTTGACAATGAAACTCGATGACCCTGCTGAATATGGAAGAGTCATAGAGAAAAATGGCAAAATCCGCATAGTGGAAGCCAAAGACGCTTCACCTGATGAAAGAAAAATCAGTGAAGTTAACACGGGGATTTATGTTTTTGATGCACAATTTTTAAGAAATGCTTTGGAAAAGCTATCTCCGGACAATGCTCAGGGAGAATATTATCTTACAGATGTTGTGCAGTTTGCTCAAAAGGCAAAAAAGCTTATTATAGGCGATCCTACTGAATCCATCGGAATCAATAATAGAATTGAATTATCAAGAGCACAAAAGGTAGCACAGTTAAGAATAAACCGCAGACATCAGCTTAATGGAGTAACAATAATTGATCCGGATAGCACCTATATTGATCCTGAAGCGGTTATTGGAAAAGATACTGTTATAGAACCAATGACTTTTATTTATGGGAAAACAACTATTGGCGAGAGATGCAATATTGGTCCTTTCACTCGCGTTTTTAACTCGGCAATACATAACGACGTAACCATTGTTAGGTCTGAGGTTGATGAAGCCGTTGTTCACAATAACTGCTCGGTTGGACCTTTTTCAAGATTAAGACCGGGTGCGATTTTATTAGAAGGCGTAAAAATAGGTAATTTCGTGGAAGTCAAAAAGGCTACGATCGGAAAAGGCAGCAAAGCTCAACATCTGACATATATTGGAGACGCTGAAATTGGAGAAAATGTCAATGTTGGTGCAGGCACAATAACATGCAACTACGATGGTAGAAGAAAGCACAGAACAGTTATCGGAGACGGTTCTTTTATTGGAAGCAATACGGCACTTGTAGCCCCGGTAAATGTTGGTAAAGGAAGCGTTATTGGCGCTGGTTCTGTCATCACAGAAGATGTACCGGATTATTCACTCGGGTTAGGAAGAGCAAGACAGGTAAATAAAATCGACCGTTACAGAAAAAGTGAGAAGGGAGAATGA
- a CDS encoding valine--tRNA ligase, whose amino-acid sequence MEELSTRYDPSEIENKWYDFWNEKGYFKPRGSGAPFTVVIPPPNITGTIHMGHALNLTLQDIIIRYKRMKGFKTLWVPGEDHAGIATQNAVEKALAQEGLHRDDLGREKFLEIVWDWANKYRARIVEQIKGIGASVDWSRERFTLDDGLNRAVKKAFVDLYNKGLIYKGKYIVNWCPRCHTVLSDEEVEHEEDEGAFYHIKYPFKDGSGHVIIATTRPETMLADTAVAVHPSDERYKSLVGKRVILPLVGRELTVIADRYVDPSLGTGCLKVTPAHDPNDFQIGIRHNLEMIEVIGKDDKINENGGKYAGMDKIEARKAVVRDLEEQGYLMKIEPIKHAVGKCYRCNTTIEPLLSDQWFVKTKPLAERAIEAVEKGEIVFYPERWKKVYLNWMYEIRDWCISRQLWWGHRIPVWYCDYCGATMASEEDLNACPHCGSSNIRQDEDVLDTWFSSQLWPFTTLGWPEATEDLKTFYPTSTLFTAFDIIFFWVARMIMAGYQFMNDKPFSHVYIHQLVRDKKGRKMSKSLGNGIDPLEVIKEYGTDPMRFTLAMLAAQGRDIKLDSRFFDSYRKFANKIWNATRFVLMNLDGHKSVEISSLDLELEDRWILSRLQHTIKAVTDALEAYDFNIAAKKIYSFFWNELCDWYIESVKERLKGNHEERKVAQNVLVKVLDDSLRLLHPFMPFITEELWQKLPVDGDAIIISKWPEPNKDLIDIEAESTYKKIIDIVKGIRSLKAEMNIPPSTKVKIYSVGAPFAEKVSDMISLLSNSHRLNHEKSKIAGSATAYTSEDFTLYVELGEIDLSTELKRLEKKIKILDTEISRLEKKLSNEKFIEQAPEEVVEETKEKHSEMKAQLERLKRLIVDLKV is encoded by the coding sequence ATGGAAGAGTTAAGCACAAGGTACGATCCCTCAGAGATCGAAAATAAGTGGTACGATTTTTGGAATGAAAAAGGATATTTCAAACCGCGTGGTAGTGGTGCCCCTTTCACCGTGGTTATACCGCCACCAAATATTACAGGAACAATCCATATGGGCCATGCATTGAATCTAACTTTACAGGACATCATTATAAGATACAAACGTATGAAAGGCTTTAAAACGCTCTGGGTTCCAGGAGAAGACCATGCCGGGATTGCCACCCAAAACGCAGTAGAAAAAGCACTTGCACAAGAAGGACTTCATAGAGATGATCTTGGTCGCGAAAAATTTCTTGAAATTGTTTGGGACTGGGCAAATAAATATCGAGCAAGGATTGTGGAACAGATAAAGGGTATAGGTGCTTCTGTGGATTGGAGCAGAGAGCGGTTTACTTTAGATGATGGATTAAACCGCGCCGTGAAAAAAGCCTTTGTTGACTTATACAACAAGGGACTGATTTATAAAGGGAAATACATTGTAAATTGGTGCCCTCGTTGCCATACTGTTCTTTCAGATGAGGAAGTAGAGCATGAAGAAGATGAAGGCGCATTCTATCATATTAAATATCCATTCAAGGATGGCTCTGGTCATGTTATCATAGCCACTACACGCCCGGAAACCATGCTTGCTGATACCGCAGTTGCTGTACATCCATCTGATGAAAGGTACAAGTCGCTTGTTGGCAAAAGGGTAATTCTTCCTCTGGTAGGAAGGGAGTTAACCGTTATAGCCGATAGATATGTAGACCCGTCTCTGGGGACAGGATGCCTGAAAGTCACACCGGCCCACGATCCAAATGACTTTCAGATAGGAATAAGACATAACCTTGAAATGATCGAAGTAATTGGAAAAGACGACAAAATTAATGAAAACGGTGGCAAATACGCAGGAATGGATAAAATAGAAGCGCGTAAAGCTGTTGTCAGGGATCTTGAAGAGCAGGGTTACCTAATGAAAATCGAACCTATAAAGCACGCAGTAGGTAAGTGTTACCGCTGTAATACAACCATTGAGCCCCTTCTATCTGATCAATGGTTTGTAAAAACCAAACCTCTTGCTGAACGCGCTATCGAGGCAGTTGAAAAAGGCGAAATCGTATTTTACCCTGAACGATGGAAAAAAGTCTACCTGAATTGGATGTATGAAATCCGTGATTGGTGTATATCCAGACAGTTGTGGTGGGGGCACAGGATTCCCGTATGGTACTGTGACTATTGTGGGGCTACCATGGCTTCTGAAGAGGATTTAAATGCATGTCCCCATTGTGGATCCAGTAATATCCGCCAGGATGAAGATGTGCTTGACACATGGTTCAGTTCCCAGCTATGGCCTTTTACCACTCTTGGATGGCCAGAAGCAACAGAAGACTTGAAAACTTTTTATCCTACGAGTACCCTTTTTACTGCTTTTGACATAATATTTTTCTGGGTAGCAAGAATGATCATGGCGGGTTATCAATTTATGAACGACAAACCCTTTTCCCATGTTTATATCCACCAGCTTGTAAGGGACAAAAAGGGAAGAAAAATGTCGAAGTCGCTTGGAAACGGAATTGATCCGCTTGAAGTAATCAAGGAGTATGGAACCGATCCCATGAGGTTCACATTAGCCATGCTGGCAGCCCAGGGTCGCGATATCAAATTGGATTCCAGGTTTTTTGACTCTTACAGGAAATTCGCAAATAAAATATGGAATGCAACGAGATTTGTGCTTATGAACCTCGATGGTCATAAAAGTGTAGAAATCAGTTCACTGGATCTTGAATTGGAAGACAGATGGATTCTTTCCCGGTTGCAACATACTATCAAAGCTGTTACAGATGCGCTCGAAGCTTATGATTTCAATATAGCTGCAAAGAAGATATATTCATTCTTCTGGAATGAATTGTGCGATTGGTACATCGAAAGCGTCAAAGAACGTTTAAAGGGAAATCACGAGGAAAGAAAGGTTGCTCAAAATGTACTTGTTAAGGTGCTTGACGATTCTCTAAGACTACTTCACCCATTCATGCCTTTCATCACTGAAGAATTATGGCAGAAACTTCCTGTTGATGGTGATGCGATCATCATTAGCAAATGGCCTGAACCTAATAAGGATCTTATCGATATTGAAGCTGAAAGCACTTACAAGAAAATTATTGATATTGTAAAAGGGATACGTAGCTTGAAAGCAGAAATGAATATCCCGCCTTCTACAAAAGTGAAGATTTACTCTGTTGGAGCTCCTTTTGCCGAAAAGGTTTCCGATATGATTTCATTACTGTCAAATTCTCACAGGTTGAATCACGAAAAATCAAAAATAGCTGGCAGTGCAACTGCTTACACATCAGAGGATTTCACTCTTTACGTGGAACTCGGTGAAATCGATCTCAGCACTGAGCTGAAACGGTTGGAAAAGAAAATCAAGATCCTGGATACAGAAATATCACGGCTTGAGAAAAAACTCAGTAATGAAAAATTCATAGAACAAGCACCTGAAGAAGTCGTCGAGGAAACGAAAGAAAAGCACAGCGAAATGAAAGCCCAACTGGAAAGGCTCAAGAGACTCATTGTTGACTTGAAGGTTTAG
- a CDS encoding bifunctional folylpolyglutamate synthase/dihydrofolate synthase: MDYKESVEYLYNSRPYGKIKYGLFRMKELMDRMGNPQDSYPVIHITGTNGKGSVAAMITSVLVQMGLKVGLNISPHIISFRERLQINRQLVPEHKVAELLEDIVPHLHEMDKKGEEFSPSFFEVVTAMAFHYFRQENVDVAVIEVGLGGRYDASNILKKPLVSVITTVGLDHRKILGNTEKEISREKAGIIKPGVPVVSGVTRPSIRRVIEGIARENDSESFFLWHHFDAKPIKMALGNNLFEYIGENYYGDLVMPLNGTHQYQNAAIAIKTLEIAVKGLKENLSVDVLRQGLSKTQWPGRFESLRAFGKQIVLDGAHNPDGIRTFVESVRSYFNNQRIRILFGVLDDKDYINNIRLLSEIVDEVIVTKVSSHRSNSPERVFREWKKYRDNAIYIENPKDAFCELLNTEKPVVFCVGSLYLISEIRNVIFGGKENA, translated from the coding sequence ATGGATTACAAAGAATCTGTTGAATATCTTTACAACTCGAGACCGTATGGCAAGATAAAATACGGTCTCTTTCGTATGAAAGAACTAATGGATAGAATGGGCAATCCACAGGATAGCTATCCTGTGATTCATATTACCGGCACTAATGGAAAGGGAAGCGTTGCAGCAATGATCACTTCTGTGCTCGTGCAAATGGGCTTAAAAGTTGGCCTGAATATCTCTCCTCACATTATTTCTTTTCGAGAAAGGCTTCAGATCAATCGCCAGCTGGTTCCCGAGCACAAAGTAGCTGAACTCCTTGAGGACATAGTACCACACCTTCATGAAATGGACAAAAAGGGTGAGGAGTTTTCACCGAGTTTTTTTGAAGTGGTTACTGCGATGGCTTTCCATTACTTCCGTCAGGAAAATGTGGACGTTGCAGTTATAGAAGTAGGACTGGGTGGGCGGTATGATGCAAGCAACATCCTTAAAAAGCCTTTGGTTTCAGTGATTACCACTGTCGGGCTTGATCACCGCAAGATATTAGGAAACACCGAAAAGGAAATTTCCAGAGAAAAAGCGGGTATAATCAAACCGGGAGTACCTGTTGTATCTGGTGTTACAAGACCATCTATCAGACGTGTAATAGAAGGTATTGCCAGGGAAAATGACTCAGAATCCTTTTTCCTCTGGCATCATTTTGATGCAAAGCCTATAAAAATGGCTCTTGGTAATAATCTTTTTGAATATATAGGTGAAAATTATTATGGAGATTTGGTAATGCCTTTGAATGGCACTCATCAATATCAAAATGCCGCTATAGCTATTAAGACACTGGAAATTGCCGTAAAAGGATTAAAAGAAAATCTTTCGGTTGATGTTTTAAGACAGGGCCTTTCAAAGACACAATGGCCCGGTAGATTTGAATCTCTAAGAGCTTTTGGAAAGCAAATCGTTCTTGATGGAGCTCACAATCCTGATGGGATACGCACCTTTGTTGAGAGTGTCAGGAGTTACTTTAACAATCAGAGAATAAGGATACTTTTTGGAGTTTTAGATGATAAAGATTACATAAATAACATCAGATTGCTTTCGGAAATCGTTGATGAAGTCATAGTAACTAAAGTAAGTAGTCATCGCAGCAACTCACCCGAAAGAGTCTTCAGGGAATGGAAAAAATACCGGGACAACGCAATTTATATTGAAAATCCCAAAGATGCCTTTTGTGAACTTCTAAATACCGAGAAACCTGTGGTTTTTTGTGTTGGATCGTTATATCTTATAAGCGAGATAAGGAATGTCATTTTCGGAGGAAAAGAAAATGCTTGA
- a CDS encoding ribose-phosphate pyrophosphokinase yields the protein MPFHSNEMKLFAGTSNVSLAKKIARHMGIQLGSCVLGRFSDGEINIKVDETVRGHDVFIVQSTSSPVNENLMELLVMIDAFKRASAHSIAAVIPYYGYARQDRKARGRDPITAKLVANLLTIAGATRIVTVDLHAEQIQGFFDIPVDNLYSFPVFSKHFLNSNIVDMNNIVVVSPDIGGVKRASKFAAKLGAPLAILDKRRPRDNVAEIVNIIGEVDGKTALLFDDIIDTGRSLVEAAKMLKKHGVKRIFACATHGVFSGQALELIANSEIEKVYVTDTIHHEQLPDNIEILSIAPLLGEALLRVRKNLSVSILFR from the coding sequence ATGCCTTTCCATTCTAATGAAATGAAACTTTTTGCTGGCACCTCGAATGTCTCGTTAGCTAAAAAGATTGCCAGACATATGGGCATACAGCTGGGAAGTTGTGTGCTCGGAAGGTTTTCAGATGGCGAGATTAACATCAAGGTTGATGAAACCGTAAGAGGACACGATGTTTTTATTGTGCAATCAACTTCATCTCCCGTTAATGAGAATCTTATGGAATTATTGGTAATGATTGACGCGTTCAAAAGAGCTTCAGCTCATTCTATTGCTGCTGTAATTCCATATTATGGATACGCTCGTCAGGATAGAAAAGCTAGAGGAAGAGATCCGATTACCGCAAAGCTTGTTGCAAATCTATTGACAATCGCAGGTGCTACGAGAATAGTTACAGTTGACCTTCATGCAGAACAAATCCAGGGATTTTTTGATATACCTGTTGATAATCTGTATAGCTTCCCGGTTTTTTCAAAACACTTTTTGAACAGCAACATTGTTGATATGAACAATATCGTCGTTGTTTCGCCGGACATAGGTGGCGTAAAAAGAGCAAGCAAATTTGCAGCAAAACTTGGCGCCCCGCTGGCAATACTGGACAAGAGAAGGCCCAGAGATAATGTTGCGGAGATCGTGAATATCATTGGGGAGGTTGACGGGAAGACAGCCCTGCTCTTTGATGATATAATAGACACCGGCCGTTCTCTGGTCGAAGCGGCAAAAATGTTAAAAAAACATGGCGTAAAGAGAATTTTCGCTTGTGCAACTCATGGTGTATTCTCCGGCCAGGCTCTTGAATTAATAGCAAATTCTGAAATAGAAAAGGTTTATGTCACAGATACAATACATCATGAGCAATTGCCTGATAATATAGAAATATTATCCATAGCTCCGCTGCTTGGAGAAGCATTATTGAGAGTACGCAAAAACTTATCAGTAAGTATTTTGTTTAGATAG
- the ruvA gene encoding Holliday junction branch migration protein RuvA produces the protein MLEGLEGIVKRINENYVLVKAGFFTFGLNCPISTVERLKVGEHCDFLIYMSFPQDKAPELFGFLTDEEYEVFSALIKVNKIGPKLALKILSGTKPNTLKSLIATRNLEGLSHLPGLGKKTAERLIAEIGHLFEGEFESGTSEMKDPRVEDAVNALVSLGFDRRLTLKTISKVMKEFPDLDTSELIKESLKKIR, from the coding sequence ATGCTTGAAGGACTTGAAGGTATCGTTAAAAGAATCAATGAAAATTATGTATTGGTTAAAGCCGGCTTTTTCACCTTTGGACTTAACTGCCCGATTTCTACCGTAGAAAGGCTGAAGGTGGGTGAACATTGTGATTTTCTCATATATATGAGTTTTCCACAGGACAAAGCTCCGGAGCTTTTTGGATTCCTTACCGATGAAGAATACGAGGTCTTTTCTGCTTTAATTAAAGTAAATAAAATCGGCCCGAAACTCGCACTGAAAATCCTGTCTGGAACGAAGCCCAACACTCTGAAAAGCTTAATTGCTACAAGAAATCTCGAAGGACTTTCGCACCTTCCCGGATTGGGAAAGAAAACCGCCGAGCGTTTGATAGCTGAAATTGGACACTTATTTGAGGGTGAATTTGAATCTGGAACGTCAGAAATGAAAGACCCAAGAGTTGAAGACGCGGTCAATGCTCTTGTATCACTTGGCTTTGACAGGAGACTAACGCTTAAGACTATCTCAAAGGTTATGAAGGAATTTCCAGATCTCGACACCAGCGAATTGATAAAGGAATCTTTGAAAAAGATACGTTAA
- a CDS encoding 50S ribosomal protein L25, with the protein MHELTFTVEPRSKDVKAKDLLKAGKIPAVVYGPDVEPMNISLDKVEVVKHINHLSETTIITLAFEEDNEKKELHAFLKAVQRDRVSDAVMHLDFYVPSKGHKMEIHVPINLLGKAKGVEKGGILEHIVMNLPVEVLPKDVVDSIDVDVTHLDLGDVLRVKDLPLPEGIKPLLDPEEAIAVIETPRAALVETVEEVEEEVEPEVIEKGKKEEEE; encoded by the coding sequence ATGCACGAATTGACATTTACTGTTGAGCCCCGCAGTAAAGACGTAAAAGCCAAGGATTTGCTGAAAGCCGGGAAAATTCCTGCTGTAGTGTATGGTCCGGATGTTGAACCCATGAACATTTCTCTTGATAAAGTAGAAGTGGTAAAGCATATTAACCATCTCTCCGAGACCACTATTATAACCCTGGCTTTTGAAGAGGATAATGAAAAGAAAGAGTTGCATGCTTTTTTGAAGGCTGTACAGCGTGACAGGGTTAGCGACGCTGTAATGCATCTCGATTTCTATGTTCCATCCAAGGGGCACAAAATGGAAATACACGTTCCTATTAACCTCTTAGGCAAAGCAAAAGGCGTAGAAAAGGGTGGAATTCTTGAACACATAGTTATGAATCTTCCGGTCGAGGTTTTGCCGAAAGACGTAGTTGATAGCATTGACGTTGATGTTACTCACCTCGATCTGGGTGATGTCTTGAGAGTAAAGGATCTTCCTTTGCCCGAAGGTATCAAACCGCTCCTTGACCCCGAAGAAGCGATTGCAGTTATTGAAACACCAAGAGCTGCTCTTGTAGAAACTGTTGAAGAAGTTGAAGAAGAAGTTGAACCTGAAGTTATCGAAAAGGGAAAGAAGGAAGAAGAGGAATAA